TTTATCTTCTTGGAATTTTATCTATTTTATCTTATATTACGGATTGAGTCTGaatctgtgataattttttcacattaatttcatttttgagcCTTTTTCAATCAAAGGTTGAACTCTGACAATcagagaaagaaaaaaatttgaactaaTAAACTGTAAAATATGTGATATGGAATTTTAATTAGATATACTATTATGAACTGTTGTTGGATTTTTATGTACAATATTTATTTACATCAATTGTATTTTCAATAAATGGCCTGGATTTTTGCAAAATTATTATGCCGGAAAATTTCCTTGGTATGTAGATGAATAGAGAAATCTGTCGAATTCATTTATAAATTATATTATAAATGGGACCATTTCAACTTGCTGTactgttgaataaaaaaatggtattcATGTGCATCAAGTTATTTTAGTAGTTTGTTTTGAAGAAGCGTCAACTTCTAGCGAGGCACCAAAAACCTCAAAGGAAATCATCGGATCTCCTACCAAATAGTAGTttaattttattaaatttctcgAAATGAAAAAGCAAAAATATTATGATTCTTGTTGTGAAAAAGAAGAATAATAATTAATGACCTTAACCTATTATCAAAGATTTTGAAAGATACCTAACCTAGCAATTTTCGAAGTCACGTTGTAAAAGTTATATGCAAAGATTTTAACTGTAATCAGTGACTGTCTCtgctataatctttggttgtaTGGTTTCTTTTCAACTTTAATTCAGTAAATTTTAATCaaaatcatgaatgaacatAGTCATAGGCCCGGGGCCTTAAAACAAAGTAATAAAGCTCATAAATCCAACAAATCCAACGCTTCACGATCCTTAGGTAAAAAAGCCAAATCTCTAGTATCATCAAAAGTGAAAAGAGAATTGGGCAAAATTCAACGTCGTAATCAGGCTTCTCAGATCAGAAGAAATAAACGAGAGGAAGTTTTAGATAAAAAACGAAAGATTGGAGGATTGGAAACCAATCCCTTCTTAGGTGAGTTTGTTCGTCCtcttgttaattgtttatttctTACACTTAACAATTCGTTTCAGTTTATATCTTACCGTTAAATCGAGATATGGATCCTGGGACAGTAATGAATTTGTTGATGCAATGCGATCCTGATGCCATTATTAATAGAAGTCCACAAGGTGTAATCCACATGTAGTAAGTAGTTATAAATTAATGATGCTGCTGTTCAGATtcttatttaattattttcagtATCCCGAGATTTAAACAAAGATATTCGTTTATTGTTCCGTCAGTAACAGATGGTCATGAATGGGGAATATTAGATGGTCTGAAAGTTTGTGACACTGTTATATTGTTAGCATCAGCAGCCACAAATGAAGTAGTTGATGATTGGGGTAGAACTATTTTAACAGCTGCACTTGCTCAGGTATGTGAAAAGTAGATTTTATTGAATATCATTTgaatgtttttaaatttttcagggTTTAGCCTCTCCAATCATAGCCCTTACAGATATGGAAAGTATAACTCCTAAACATAGGCAAAGTAGTAAGAAAAAAATAGAGACAAGCCTTTTAAGGTGGTTTTCTAATGAAAAGTTATTTAATCTTGAGAAAGAGTTTGAAGCAGTTaatttattaagaaaaataggtCAACAAAAAAGAAGATCCATACATTATAGAGACAGAAGACCCTATTTGTATGCAGAAGATGTAGAATTTGTTGCAAATAAGGAAGGTGCATTGGGTACATTGAAAGTGACTGGTTTTTTGAGAGGAACTTCTCTATCTGTGAATAGTCTTGTGCATCTCCCTGGTTTAGGTGATTTTCAAATGCTTGAAATTGACAGTGTACCTGATCCATACAAAGTTTTCCGCTGGTAATTGGTTATTTAGATTACCCTTTATtcactcaatttttttcaatgaaattttgtggttCCAAGTAGTAACAAATCAACAATAATGATTTCACAATatcaatatattgtttttgatttttcagtGAAGAAAAAAGAGTTCTCACTGTTCTGGAGAGGTGCGATCCTTCAAAACAAGAATCTCTAGAGTCTGAAATTATACCTGAACCTATGGATGCAGAGCAGACTTGGCCTACAGAAGAAGAAATTAGGATGGCAGAAGAAGAACAAAAAGTAATTGATGAAGCAATACAGGAAACATTGCATTTCTCATAATTGTATTATATTTTGtataaaaatcattttcagATCAACAAGGAGAAAAAACTCAATGGTCCTAGAGGCTGGTCAGATTATCAGCGAGCATGGATATGCGGCAACGGTACAGATCTTGAGTCTTCAGATTCTGAAGGGGAATCAGACGGTGCACAAGATGATATGGATATTTATCCTTATGAAAATGCAGAAGAATCTGAAAATGGGGAAGAATATGAAATAATGACGCAATCTGAACTACCTgtaaatactgaaaaatatgATCAAGAAATGGATATGGAAGCTGAGAAGAAGGCTTTGGAAATGTTGAAACTTGCTAAGGATGATGCATTATTTCCAGATGAAATAGATACTCCTATGGACCAGGCAGCCAGAGACAGATTCCAAAAGTATAGAGGCTTGGAAAGCTTTAGGTATGATTATATCAAATAACTATCTGTGGAAACCTGCTTCACAggacaaattaaaaaaaaaaaacaatttatagCCCGGAGAGAAAAATGAAGGACAGATCTTTTCTCACGAGGAATCTAATGTTTTCTGTTTCACTTATTTAGGAATAGAATAATATATTGATCTTTTTCATCATCCTATTTTTTCCTTTTCACTTTAGTTTCGACATATATTTTGTCATTACCTATGAATTTTATTTCTAGAACTTCCCCTTGGGATCCCAATGAAAATTTACCAAGTGATTATGAAAGGATTTTTTCAGTTCAAAATTTCCAAAGATTTAAGAAACAAATCTTGAAGGAAGCGGAAGAAATAGAAGGTGTTCTAGTAAGTTCCCCATTTAGTTGAATAGTTCAATGAATTTCTTTAAtgtaaatttcaatttgttctttATCTTAACAGtcataaaattttcaacaatttttttccagcCTGGGTGGTATATAACTGTTCACATAAAGGATGTATCTGAACTTACTTGGAATGCTTTCAAGGAAACCGGATTCCCTTTGATATTAATTGGGATGTTTCCTCACGAACATAAAATGACTGTTCTCAACACAGTATTGAAGAGAACAAATGAATATGCATTACCAATTAAGTCAAAATCCAAATTAATCTTCCAGTGTGGTTATAGGAGGTTCACAGTGTGTCCCATTTTCAATGAACATGTAGAGCAAACAAATAAAAAGGTAAATTTTATGATGCCCCATATTATACCAATCTGGAAATAGTTCATATGATGAAACCATTGGAGGCTAGAATAAATTTATTtgtatttaatgaatatttctcCATTCTAATCAGATTCAACCCCTGGTAAAAATCAATGCGAAATTGGGACAAAATTTACATTGAACCTATCTGAGGTAATGTGGAGATCAAAAACTTCATCGGGATTtaattatattttcataaaaaaaggaATTGACTAGATACCGACATCCATTGACTTCACATATTGAATTAAAACTGATATATTTGTATCAGTCATGTAACAGCACCACAATGAAaaactttttcttcatttttttttccagttcaatAGATTCTTCCAGCCTGACTCAGTAGCAGTAGCAACATTTTATGCACCTCTTCAGTTCACACCTGCCCCAGTTCTTTGTTATAAAGAAATTAATAACAAACCTGTTCTGGTTGCCACAGGAAGTTTATTGTCATGTAATCCCAATAGGATAATTTTGAAGAGGGTAGCACTATCAGGTGAGTCAtgcttattgaaaatttttgaatgagCCTTCAAAAggattcatttgaaaaataaggaCCTCTTAACATTTACTACACTTCCATAATAATCTTAATGGATTTGAAATCATTGAAGAAAACACTGATTGTTATTTCATATCACTTCCAGATTAACATGATATATCCTCAATTTCAGGTAGTCCATTGAAAATACACAAAAGATCAGCTGTTGTGAGATTCATGTTCTTCAACAGGGAAGACATAATATACTTCAAAAAGGTTAAACTAAGAACTAAATTGGGAAAACATGGTCACATCAAAGAACCTTTAGGTAAATATTATAAAGTTTGAATAGTCTAGTAGGCAATTATACGTAATTTCACACACTTTTATAGGTACCCATGGTCATATGAAATGCATATTCAATGGACAGCTCAATTCACAAGACGTAGTGTTTATGTATCTGTACAAGAGGGTTTATCCAAAGTGGAATTATGAAGATCTTATTGTCAATTGTTTGGATTCCTCTAGCATGGAGGTTTAGATAAGGAATTATTATATTTTGTAAGATATTGTTAATAAAACCTGTAAATATAATATTGGTTTTTACTACAAATTAGTCTACTGCAACTAGATATGTGTTTGAGAACATATACTCCTTTACTGTCCTGATACGACCCTGATATACAGGCCTGGATCGCACTTATTTGACGCCCTAGGTAGAACTCTTAGATTATCTTTGTTTCTGTTGCAATAGCGATTTCCACAGCTTAAACACGATTAGAATGGAGAAAGAAGTGGTCCTGTTGGATGAGAGCTCCAAATTCTCCATTCTCTAGATATACAAGTGCAGTTCTACCGAGCCGTTCTAGATGTCTGTGTACCGGTGGGACTTTGAGGTTCGGCGAGTTCTTCAGCGTTGGAAGCAGGATGTGTTACCTGGAAACGAAGTGGGTCATAATTTGGAGAACTCTATTAACTGCTGACGGCATATAATGAGGATTCTGCATGCTTCAGTGTTTTCTCATTCATAAATAATGGCAGCTGATTTATGTTGTGTTGGATAAACAGCACAAACTGCTTCAATAATGATTAAATCCAATATCTAAGTCAATATGTCCGTATCTATACCAATATCATGAAGATGTATAATTTTACTTGTTTGTGAGAGTAATCTCTGGAACTACATATATTTGAACTTGCTTTAAAATTCTTTCACTAATGGTATGTATGACTAATGGTATATAAAAGACTCTTTAGTTACATCGGCTATATATTCTACATATTAGGATAAAATTAAATAATCTTGTTGGAATAATCTCAATCTTCCTAAAGCAACGGTGCTCTATCTGCGCGCTCATCATTCTTTACGTCATCTCAAATATTTAAGAAAGATTTTCTATCAGGGAAAGTAAATTCAACTCAGAAAGATAATAATTCAAGGTATAAATAATGCTTCCATTTAAAATTATATAGGTAAAGTAATTTATGTATAGGGAGAAATGAGCGATTTAATTGCAGCTCAAGACCTACGAGAAAGTTGCAGGTAATGGCCGCACCTTATCTCTAGATCGAGTATTGAATGGGGGCAGTTTCGTatacatgattttttttttataccgtctactttgattttcaaaaaaaataagtAGGAGGACTCTCTTGTCAGATATTGCCGAGCAAAAAATTGgaaggattttttttcttttttgaaatccaaaatgatattttcaggaAGGagctattattttttcattattgatgGAAATATGAACCAGTGTGATGAATGTATAATTATCATATTAATTGTTGACTCAATATATAactatatgaaaattttttgacacaattattttttattctctGACAGGCTTCATTCACGCGTCAAACTTCCATAAAAAATTTCCCAAAGTTTTCGGCGAGACAGTTGAAGGCATAAGAAAAACCAGTGTTTAAAAATTTGAAGCAAAATGATGATAGTCATACAGCAAACATTTATAAGACACAAGTTTATATCATGACAATCAAAAGCagctttttttttatattctaccGAGAATCTAGTAAGGTGAGAAAACCATCATGATTACTTTTTTTGGAAACTGTCAGTGAAATTTTCTGTGTCAAAACATCCAAGAAGTGTTTTCCTTTGAAATTTTGGCGGCAAGAGGTGACAGAAGGTGCCACTTCCGGAAGAATATATTAGCCCTTTTTAATGCGCAACGAAAAGTAAGCCTTAGAGAAGATGATATTTCATAATTCtactaataaaaaaaatcatcatttcaGTTTAAAATTGAAATCCGACTGAGGTTATACAACAAATTAATTTGGAGAATATAGACGAAATTTCTTAATTAATTAATCTACAAATTTCAAAGTACCGTGGCACGTCGGCGTAGTAATACGGTCCAACCTTCAGGAAGATTTGCCATCCGACAGTCTTTCCGTTTGAGCACAGCTACTAGTGAATCATGTCGACACAGGATAGGCGGTAAGTTGTTCAGATAAGTTTTTCTAACTCCTTGGTAAGAGAATATTATAAATAGACTTGCTTATAAAAAACTGAGATTGAATATCACATCGTTAAGGTTACTTTGGCATTTgtacttttttgaatatttgcCATGATCGGCAAGCAACCTTCCCTTCAATCACATAGTGCCAACATGGCGTTCCGAATTTATAACAGTAAGTAATTTTCAgtactgaaattcaatttttgggTTTAACATAAGGATGTACTAcattcaaatatattttatcTAATCTATCGATCTCAACAAATTATTCATCGTCCCAATAGTCTATGATGGAAACGGACTCCACGTGAAGAAACCATGCTTCATTATATAATTCTCCTATAAAGTAATACTTGTTTTCTGCATTTTCTTTTATGTTTGTAAGCTTGTTTTCATGACAAACATTTATGCtaacatatgttgaattttcattGCTCAATGCATTTTGAAGGTTAACTCTAAAATCATGTCAGATAATACAGTTTCTTCAGTTATACTATGACTAATATTGTTCTATATAAAGAATCTGAAGATAATATGGATTCATGTTTACCTTCTAATATGTCATTTTCATCATCTTTTCTTGATTTTAGAGGATTTCTATGCGTTAATCATTTGTCAATGCCATAAATGATCTTTAAGTGATATGCTAATTACTCCATTCAAGTTTGAATTATAGTAATTGTAATGACTAATTTTAAATAGATAGTCTTATAATAAGTTGTAACTGGTTTCTTTTTACAGAGATGATTGGGAGAGAAATGGAGGTGGTCCTGAAAAGGATCCAGGCTTCAAAAGTGGAAGTGGAGGACCACCAGGAATGGAACCTGAAGGTGATATCGAAACCAACTGGGATGAAGTTGTTGATAACTTCGATGATATGAACCTCAAAGAAGAACTTTTGCGTGGAATTTATGCTTATGGTTTTGAGAAACCTTCTGCTATACAACAAAGAGCTATTGTACCATGCATCAAAGGACATGATGTGATTGCGCAGGCACAGTCTGGTACAGGCAAGACTGCTactttttctatttctattctgCAGCAAATTGAAACCAACAGTCGAAACTGCCAAGCTTTAATTTTGGCACCTACTAGGGAGCTTGCTCAACAAATCCAAAAGGTCGTTATAGCCTTAGGTGATTTCATGCATGCTGAATGCCATGCTTGCATTGGTGGAACCAATGTTCGTGAAGACATGAAGAAACTTGAAAGTGGGTCCCATGTTGTAGTTGGTACTCCTGGTAGAGTCTTTGACATGATTACCCGCAGAGCTTTGATCACAACCAACATTAAGATGTTTGTGTTAGACGAAGCTGATGAAATGTTGTCTCGTGGATTCAAAGATCAAATCCATGATGTGTTCAAAATGATGCCATCTGACGTTCAGGTCATCTTGCTTTCGGCTACCATGCCAAAAGATGTATTGGACGTTACCAAATTGTTCATGAGAAATCCAGTCAGCATTCTGGTGAAAAAAGAGGAATTGACCCTGGAAGGTATTAGGCAATTCTTCATTAATGTGGAACGTGAAGACTGGAAACTTGAGACTTTGTGTGACTTGTACGATACTCTTTCTATCACGCAAGCTGTCATCTTCTGTAATACACGTCGCAAGGTAGATTTCCTTACTGAGAATATGCACAAGAGGGACTTCACTGTTTCTGCCATGCATGGTGATATGGAGCAGAGAGAGCGTGATGTTATTATGAGGCAattcagaagcggatcttccCGAGTTTTAATCACCACTGATCTTTTAGCTCGTGGTATTGACGTACAGCAGGTTTCCCTGGTTATCAATTATGACTTACCTTCAAATAGAGAAAACTATATTCacaggtaattttttttcagagaagtatttttttattgtaaCTCAAAAGTTGCGGTTGGTTACTTAATGCAGGGTATTactaaacaaatatttatttttacgtTACGGCCCTATCGAAGCTGTGTTTCATAGCTAAACTGCAGTAACATGGTCAAAGTGAGGCCTAAAGCAAATCCTACAATGGTCACTGGTTAACTTTTCATTAAATAGATCTCTCAGTATTACCCAAGTAGGAAACATAAAAATTTTGGTTATATGATCGAGATTCAGCTCAAAATAATACAAAAAGGATATTGAATCTGTTGGTAACATTTCAATTAATTTCTTATGACTGTTGAGCCTGCTTTACAGAACAAGTTTTTTTGTTCAACTTATGTTATTGTTCTTTAGTCaacattatttcatttttctacCCTGCTGAACTCTGCTCTACTCTGCTTGAATCtactttcttcatttttttttttttttgtagttggAAACCTTTCTTAGGGTGTCAAAGAGATTGTTCATTTTCAGATAATGTGCAAATAAACCAAAAgagtcagatattcgaaaaacgAACAGAGGGTATTAGCGCTATATCATAATGATGATGTTATTATACCTCATTCTTTGCTAATATATTTGATTAAATTAATGAATAGATCACAATAAGGCCCTATCGAAGCTTTGTTTCGCTGTCTTTTTGCAGTAACATGGTCAAAATGAGGCCTAAAATAAAACTTCTGCAATGGTCACTGATTGGCCTTGTGGCATGGCTTTTTTAGTATTACCCAAGCAGCATACATTTTTGTGAGTTCTTCGAAATTATA
The nucleotide sequence above comes from Coccinella septempunctata chromosome 4, icCocSept1.1, whole genome shotgun sequence. Encoded proteins:
- the LOC123311096 gene encoding eukaryotic initiation factor 4A-I → MSTQDRRDDWERNGGGPEKDPGFKSGSGGPPGMEPEGDIETNWDEVVDNFDDMNLKEELLRGIYAYGFEKPSAIQQRAIVPCIKGHDVIAQAQSGTGKTATFSISILQQIETNSRNCQALILAPTRELAQQIQKVVIALGDFMHAECHACIGGTNVREDMKKLESGSHVVVGTPGRVFDMITRRALITTNIKMFVLDEADEMLSRGFKDQIHDVFKMMPSDVQVILLSATMPKDVLDVTKLFMRNPVSILVKKEELTLEGIRQFFINVEREDWKLETLCDLYDTLSITQAVIFCNTRRKVDFLTENMHKRDFTVSAMHGDMEQRERDVIMRQFRSGSSRVLITTDLLARGIDVQQVSLVINYDLPSNRENYIHRIGRGGRFGRKGVAINFITDEDKRTLNDIEQHYNTKIDEMPMNVADLI
- the LOC123311112 gene encoding pre-rRNA-processing protein TSR1 homolog: MNEHSHRPGALKQSNKAHKSNKSNASRSLGKKAKSLVSSKVKRELGKIQRRNQASQIRRNKREEVLDKKRKIGGLETNPFLVYILPLNRDMDPGTVMNLLMQCDPDAIINRSPQGVIHMYIPRFKQRYSFIVPSVTDGHEWGILDGLKVCDTVILLASAATNEVVDDWGRTILTAALAQGLASPIIALTDMESITPKHRQSSKKKIETSLLRWFSNEKLFNLEKEFEAVNLLRKIGQQKRRSIHYRDRRPYLYAEDVEFVANKEGALGTLKVTGFLRGTSLSVNSLVHLPGLGDFQMLEIDSVPDPYKVFRCEEKRVLTVLERCDPSKQESLESEIIPEPMDAEQTWPTEEEIRMAEEEQKINKEKKLNGPRGWSDYQRAWICGNGTDLESSDSEGESDGAQDDMDIYPYENAEESENGEEYEIMTQSELPVNTEKYDQEMDMEAEKKALEMLKLAKDDALFPDEIDTPMDQAARDRFQKYRGLESFRTSPWDPNENLPSDYERIFSVQNFQRFKKQILKEAEEIEGVLPGWYITVHIKDVSELTWNAFKETGFPLILIGMFPHEHKMTVLNTVLKRTNEYALPIKSKSKLIFQCGYRRFTVCPIFNEHVEQTNKKFNRFFQPDSVAVATFYAPLQFTPAPVLCYKEINNKPVLVATGSLLSCNPNRIILKRVALSGSPLKIHKRSAVVRFMFFNREDIIYFKKVKLRTKLGKHGHIKEPLGTHGHMKCIFNGQLNSQDVVFMYLYKRVYPKWNYEDLIVNCLDSSSMEV